The Dendrosporobacter quercicolus genome has a segment encoding these proteins:
- a CDS encoding RidA family protein → MTRKAFNASGAVAVGPYSHAVESGDSIYFSGQTPIDPSTGKLTAGSIEAQTEQCFRNLFNVLAATGLTPDNIVKVNVFLTNMENFAAMNEIYTKQFSAPYPARTTIGVAALPLGAQIEIEMIARKSD, encoded by the coding sequence ATGACTAGAAAAGCATTCAATGCCTCCGGTGCTGTTGCCGTAGGCCCATACTCTCACGCAGTGGAATCCGGAGATTCGATTTATTTTTCAGGACAAACCCCAATTGATCCCAGTACTGGAAAATTAACAGCAGGCAGCATTGAGGCTCAGACGGAACAATGTTTTAGAAACCTTTTTAATGTTTTAGCAGCTACCGGTTTAACGCCCGACAATATCGTCAAAGTCAACGTCTTTCTGACGAACATGGAAAATTTCGCAGCAATGAACGAAATCTATACAAAACAGTTTTCAGCGCCCTATCCAGCCCGCACTACCATCGGCGTAGCAGCTCTTCCTCTTGGTGCACAAATTGAAATAGAGATGATAGCGCGTAAATCCGATTAG
- the speE gene encoding polyamine aminopropyltransferase, which produces MQLWCTENQSDSLGLTARVKETLFTGRSEFQDVAIVDTYQFGRMLVLDGVFQTSVVEEFIYHEMIAHVPLYTHPNPQQVLVIGGGDGGTIREVVRHDSVKVAEMVEIDGMVVDACKKYLPETSIALNENNPKVRLKIGDGIKHMKEAENKYDVIIVDCSDPIGPGEGLFTHAFYQDVFKALKPDGLFVQQTESPFYHQELIQRLTKDIASLFPITKLYLASIPIYPGGLHCFTIGSKQYDPSTGETGKRPQLKTRYYHADLHKSCFVLPNFIRELLK; this is translated from the coding sequence ATGCAGTTATGGTGCACAGAGAATCAAAGCGATTCCTTAGGGTTAACCGCTCGTGTTAAGGAAACTTTATTTACGGGCAGGTCGGAATTTCAGGATGTGGCGATTGTAGATACCTATCAATTCGGCCGCATGCTGGTACTGGACGGCGTATTTCAGACCAGCGTTGTTGAGGAGTTTATTTATCATGAAATGATTGCGCACGTACCGTTATACACCCATCCTAACCCGCAGCAGGTTTTGGTGATCGGCGGCGGCGACGGCGGTACCATTCGTGAGGTGGTGCGGCACGACTCGGTAAAGGTCGCCGAGATGGTCGAAATTGACGGCATGGTGGTTGACGCCTGCAAAAAGTATCTGCCTGAGACCAGCATAGCTTTAAACGAGAACAATCCTAAGGTCCGGCTGAAGATCGGCGACGGGATTAAGCATATGAAAGAGGCTGAAAATAAGTATGATGTGATCATTGTCGACTGTTCGGACCCCATAGGGCCGGGGGAAGGTTTGTTTACTCATGCTTTTTATCAGGACGTATTTAAAGCGCTTAAGCCGGACGGCTTATTTGTGCAGCAGACAGAATCGCCCTTTTATCATCAGGAGCTGATTCAGCGCTTAACCAAAGATATTGCTTCCTTATTTCCGATTACCAAACTATATTTAGCCAGTATTCCTATTTATCCCGGCGGCTTGCATTGCTTCACAATCGGTTCAAAGCAGTATGACCCCAGTACGGGGGAGACCGGCAAGCGGCCGCAATTGAAAACCCGCTATTACCATGCCGATTTGCATAAAAGCTGCTTTGTTCTGCCGAATTTCATTCGCGAACTGCTGAAGTAA
- a CDS encoding DUF192 domain-containing protein — MKKITLFLEGKAIDKQLEIFVADTFFTRFKGLLGTRLLPEHEGLLLRGCNSVHMLGMRYALDIVYLDSTGTIVKLVENLRPWQISFCRQAQDTLEVNCGTVRSAGWKIGDRLELHN, encoded by the coding sequence ATGAAAAAAATAACACTATTTCTCGAAGGCAAGGCCATAGACAAGCAACTGGAAATTTTTGTAGCCGATACTTTTTTCACCCGGTTCAAAGGCCTGCTCGGCACCCGGCTGCTGCCGGAGCACGAGGGGCTGTTGCTGCGGGGCTGCAACAGCGTCCATATGCTGGGCATGCGATATGCATTGGATATTGTGTACCTGGACAGCACCGGGACTATTGTGAAGCTGGTGGAAAATCTCAGACCCTGGCAAATAAGCTTCTGCCGCCAGGCCCAAGATACCCTGGAAGTAAACTGCGGAACAGTCCGTAGCGCGGGCTGGAAGATTGGGGACAGGCTGGAACTGCATAACTAA
- a CDS encoding sensor histidine kinase: MDVIKLIKVLTKDTWAKLAIVVAVLCLFAGMFKFLFEMKYQAIIAAKRSDLQVAANYLDVQLNYRLTALELLFANHKMLDMAPAQISEELKRVVQVMGFFNAVVFDVNGRFIAEAEPEKHVGKVYDVASFDKAANGSPAISKRIIYSDLNHAYVSLRVPVTASDGKVKGVLAAGLMLDKVGEILKYKAFQEPEYLFIMDNHANYIEHPLMEQIYPELGAFGKYRDFFFQDSAGELIDVDLVDGIEKLYIYTALEKADWRVVKAIPVSSIYYSVMRAMVPELLLLLLLLTVIGLAYHIVWQTQYYQGERENMRLERLKTVSLIAAGLAHEIRNPLTAIKGFVQLMARRPEQLVPSAHLDIMLTEIERIERLTNEFRMLARPPRALQYAPVDLLSVIKDVLLLSEQQAADRGISLSFQVVMADQSQFLWPILVDAKYAPEKYYRINGDEGQIKQVMLNLLRNAMEAIVDKGCIQITLGKSGDHVIIAVKDNGSGICREALAQIGTPFFTTKVTGTGLGLSVCYSIIQQHGGKIEINSVVDQGTIVSILLPEMK, translated from the coding sequence ATGGATGTGATTAAACTGATAAAAGTGCTGACAAAAGATACCTGGGCTAAACTGGCGATTGTTGTCGCTGTTTTATGTTTATTTGCCGGAATGTTCAAATTTTTATTTGAAATGAAATATCAGGCAATTATCGCTGCCAAACGCAGTGATCTGCAGGTTGCGGCTAATTATTTGGACGTACAGCTTAACTATCGGTTAACAGCCTTGGAACTGCTGTTTGCCAATCATAAAATGCTTGATATGGCTCCGGCTCAAATTAGCGAGGAACTAAAACGGGTTGTTCAGGTGATGGGTTTTTTTAATGCCGTGGTGTTTGATGTTAATGGCCGATTTATAGCGGAAGCCGAACCGGAAAAGCATGTCGGAAAGGTTTATGATGTTGCCAGCTTTGATAAAGCGGCCAATGGCAGCCCGGCAATATCCAAACGGATTATCTATAGCGATCTGAATCATGCTTATGTCAGTCTGCGTGTACCGGTCACTGCTTCGGACGGAAAGGTGAAAGGCGTGCTGGCCGCCGGATTGATGCTTGATAAGGTGGGCGAAATTTTAAAATATAAAGCTTTTCAAGAGCCGGAATATCTCTTCATTATGGATAATCATGCAAATTATATTGAGCATCCGCTCATGGAGCAAATTTATCCTGAACTGGGAGCATTCGGGAAATACCGGGATTTTTTCTTTCAGGATTCAGCAGGCGAGTTAATTGATGTTGATCTGGTGGATGGAATTGAAAAGCTATACATCTATACTGCGCTGGAAAAGGCCGACTGGCGGGTGGTGAAAGCCATACCGGTCAGTTCAATTTATTACTCGGTAATGCGGGCCATGGTGCCTGAGCTGCTGTTGCTGCTGTTATTGCTGACGGTAATTGGCCTGGCGTACCACATTGTTTGGCAGACGCAATATTACCAGGGTGAACGGGAGAATATGCGATTGGAGCGATTGAAAACGGTCAGCTTAATTGCCGCCGGTTTGGCCCACGAAATCCGTAATCCCTTAACGGCAATCAAAGGATTTGTGCAATTAATGGCCAGAAGACCGGAACAACTGGTGCCGTCAGCTCATCTGGATATTATGCTGACCGAAATTGAACGGATCGAAAGACTGACCAATGAATTCCGGATGTTAGCCCGCCCGCCCCGGGCTTTGCAGTATGCGCCTGTGGATTTGCTTTCTGTCATTAAAGATGTGCTGCTGCTAAGCGAGCAGCAGGCAGCCGACCGGGGAATCAGTTTAAGCTTTCAGGTTGTAATGGCGGATCAGAGCCAGTTTCTATGGCCAATTCTAGTTGATGCCAAATATGCTCCGGAAAAGTACTATAGGATTAATGGCGACGAAGGGCAGATTAAGCAGGTTATGCTGAATTTGCTGCGCAATGCAATGGAGGCTATTGTTGATAAGGGGTGCATCCAGATTACCCTGGGCAAATCCGGCGATCATGTGATTATCGCGGTAAAAGACAACGGCAGCGGTATCTGCCGCGAAGCTTTGGCGCAAATTGGCACCCCTTTTTTCACCACAAAAGTTACTGGAACCGGTTTGGGCTTGTCGGTCTGCTATAGTATTATCCAGCAGCATGGTGGTAAAATAGAAATAAACAGTGTAGTAGATCAAGGAACAATCGTGTCGATTCTATTGCCTGAAATGAAGTGA
- a CDS encoding transcription repressor NadR — translation METQERRALLLAKLKAADKPLTGTVLARELGVSRQIIVGDIAIIRASGVAVYATPQGYIIPADLTTAISATIACRHERDELEQELAIIIDHGGKIRDVIVEHPLYGEIRANLMLRSRRELDEFLVRLAESGAKPLSIVTSGTHLHTIEVPNEKVLASIEEELRKQGILLE, via the coding sequence ATGGAAACACAAGAACGCCGGGCGCTTTTGCTGGCGAAATTAAAGGCAGCCGACAAACCGTTGACGGGGACGGTTTTGGCGCGGGAATTAGGGGTCAGCAGGCAAATTATTGTTGGCGATATTGCCATTATCCGCGCTTCCGGAGTCGCAGTTTATGCAACGCCGCAGGGGTATATCATACCGGCTGACTTAACAACTGCTATTTCCGCAACGATTGCCTGCCGGCATGAGCGCGATGAATTGGAGCAAGAACTGGCGATCATTATTGATCATGGCGGCAAAATCCGGGATGTGATTGTTGAACATCCCCTATACGGCGAAATAAGAGCAAATTTGATGCTGCGTTCCCGGCGGGAATTAGATGAGTTTTTAGTCAGGCTGGCTGAGAGCGGTGCGAAACCGTTGTCTATTGTCACCAGCGGTACTCATTTGCATACAATTGAAGTCCCCAATGAAAAAGTTCTGGCCAGTATTGAGGAAGAATTGCGTAAGCAGGGAATTTTGTTGGAATAG
- a CDS encoding GNAT family N-acetyltransferase, translating to MTIVSIREQLHHAQAAIEYFCKRWATEDSSMVYEDCILSCLDSNSPLPQWYLLYDKEKIIGGAGLVTNDFISRMDLYPWLCALYIEEDYRGHSYGSLLIDRSKIDCKERGYSSLYLCTDHVGTMNTTALTMLRKAITPGALVREYIRPNYKTDP from the coding sequence ATGACTATCGTTTCAATACGAGAGCAGCTTCATCATGCACAAGCGGCAATTGAATACTTTTGCAAGCGTTGGGCAACCGAAGATAGCAGTATGGTATATGAGGATTGTATATTAAGCTGTCTTGACTCGAACTCTCCGCTGCCGCAATGGTACCTGCTCTATGACAAAGAAAAAATCATCGGCGGCGCCGGGCTGGTTACAAATGATTTTATCAGCAGAATGGATTTATATCCCTGGTTGTGCGCTTTGTATATTGAGGAGGATTACCGCGGCCACTCTTACGGCTCGCTGCTTATCGACCGCAGCAAAATAGATTGCAAAGAAAGGGGCTACAGCAGTTTATATCTTTGTACTGACCATGTAGGTACTATGAACACTACGGCTTTAACTATGTTGCGCAAGGCTATCACCCCTGGGGCGCTAGTTCGAGAATATATCAGGCCAAACTATAAAACAGATCCTTGA
- the bcp gene encoding thioredoxin-dependent thiol peroxidase, translating into MLQSGSKAPDFTLSDQNGNTVSLSDFRGKKVVLYFYSKDNTPGCTRQACAFAGAYEAFKNHNVVVVGVSKDSVASHRKFVEKHNLPFILLSDPELVVIQAYDVWQEKKLYGKVSMGVVRSTYIIDEDGVIEKAMPKVKPDTNAAEILAYLPAK; encoded by the coding sequence ATGCTGCAATCCGGTAGCAAAGCGCCTGATTTTACTCTGTCCGACCAGAACGGCAACACTGTGTCCCTGTCTGATTTCCGGGGTAAGAAGGTAGTGCTCTATTTTTACTCCAAGGATAACACCCCCGGCTGCACCCGCCAGGCCTGCGCCTTTGCCGGAGCTTATGAAGCGTTCAAGAACCACAATGTGGTGGTCGTCGGTGTGAGCAAGGACAGTGTCGCTTCGCACCGGAAGTTCGTTGAGAAGCATAACCTGCCTTTCATCCTGCTCTCCGATCCGGAGCTGGTTGTGATCCAAGCCTATGACGTGTGGCAGGAAAAAAAGCTTTACGGCAAGGTGAGTATGGGCGTAGTTCGCTCCACCTATATTATTGATGAGGACGGCGTGATCGAAAAGGCAATGCCCAAGGTCAAGCCCGACACTAACGCCGCCGAGATTTTGGCGTATTTGCCGGCGAAATAA
- a CDS encoding zinc ribbon domain-containing protein: MGTLSLLIPLLAGIWVYNDAKKRGHTTTMVLLWAAGTIAMLIVFLPLYLILGRRQPVVKPQRDNAEKTIDVEATVVVEETVCCPMCASKVKTDYKLCPYCGHTMQPKCEFCGCELKREWKNCPNCQQPAVSK; this comes from the coding sequence ATGGGAACACTTAGTCTTTTGATTCCGTTGTTGGCCGGAATCTGGGTATACAATGATGCCAAAAAACGCGGTCATACCACCACTATGGTGCTTTTATGGGCAGCCGGAACGATTGCGATGTTAATCGTGTTTCTGCCTTTGTATCTGATCCTGGGCCGGCGTCAGCCTGTGGTCAAGCCACAGCGGGACAATGCTGAAAAGACCATTGACGTTGAGGCTACCGTTGTGGTTGAAGAGACCGTTTGCTGCCCAATGTGCGCCAGTAAGGTAAAGACCGATTATAAGCTTTGTCCTTATTGCGGGCATACGATGCAGCCCAAATGTGAATTCTGCGGCTGTGAACTTAAGCGTGAGTGGAAGAATTGCCCCAATTGCCAGCAACCGGCGGTCTCGAAATAA
- a CDS encoding YjzC family protein, whose amino-acid sequence MGKPIKPGTDNKPAGTYVEVGSHGDRVSNAREVKIDPGDKLPPTQEKGHGWKKK is encoded by the coding sequence ATGGGAAAACCAATTAAACCTGGCACAGACAATAAACCTGCTGGAACCTATGTTGAAGTTGGCTCGCATGGCGACCGGGTGTCTAATGCCCGGGAAGTAAAAATTGATCCCGGTGACAAGCTTCCGCCTACGCAGGAAAAAGGTCATGGCTGGAAAAAGAAATAG
- a CDS encoding pilus assembly protein TadG-related protein, which yields MKRFCFNQKGSVFILMAFTIPLLIAFSALAADVGYLYVQRSHLQNIADAAALAGAAKLGSGTSDAQALAETYLEINSSAADAGNVETFTFLEENNTKKIRVDITRPAPLLFMRYFGYDTIDLAVYAIAAYSGSAAGIFEHSIVSAGDGPFYLLGQWGSGSNTFNGPIHVNGQNFQFTSTGSGDFTSNKVDASIKIAAEYYPIHGLDTPANKNAFADNISFNADYIDISENNPVISNYIGNLKKNATELQAGAIGNNRSLSSLGEKVYIRGSFDQNGGVYYLAWEPFYSGSITIIADGSIKLGFNNINNISANTKIILCSLTGDIVINAYQDLKLSALAPKGTITVEGGGATIDGFLIGQSITLGNGGRTYQNSNWAGGGAPKVRLTE from the coding sequence ATGAAACGCTTTTGTTTCAATCAAAAAGGTTCGGTCTTTATTCTCATGGCTTTTACCATTCCCCTGCTTATCGCATTCAGCGCCCTTGCCGCTGACGTGGGCTATCTCTATGTCCAGCGCTCCCACTTGCAGAATATTGCCGACGCCGCTGCTCTGGCCGGAGCGGCCAAACTGGGCTCAGGTACGTCCGATGCGCAGGCGCTGGCTGAAACCTACCTGGAAATTAACAGCAGCGCCGCCGATGCAGGCAACGTGGAAACCTTTACGTTCCTGGAGGAAAATAACACGAAAAAGATTCGCGTCGATATTACACGACCTGCGCCTTTATTATTTATGAGGTACTTTGGTTATGATACCATCGACCTCGCCGTATATGCAATTGCTGCTTACAGCGGCAGTGCTGCGGGCATATTCGAGCACAGCATTGTTTCCGCCGGCGACGGGCCATTTTACCTGCTGGGCCAGTGGGGGTCCGGTAGCAATACATTTAACGGGCCAATTCATGTAAACGGGCAAAACTTCCAATTCACCAGTACCGGCAGCGGTGATTTCACCTCAAACAAGGTAGATGCGTCTATTAAAATCGCCGCAGAATATTATCCCATTCATGGCCTCGATACTCCTGCCAACAAAAATGCCTTTGCTGACAACATCTCTTTCAATGCCGACTACATTGATATTAGCGAAAACAATCCGGTTATCAGCAACTATATTGGCAATCTGAAAAAAAATGCAACTGAACTGCAAGCCGGCGCCATCGGAAATAACCGTTCCCTGTCTTCACTGGGTGAAAAGGTTTACATACGCGGCAGTTTTGATCAAAACGGCGGCGTTTATTATCTGGCCTGGGAGCCATTCTATAGCGGGTCAATTACCATTATCGCAGACGGCAGCATTAAGCTCGGATTTAACAACATCAACAATATTTCAGCAAACACAAAAATCATCCTTTGCTCTCTGACCGGAGATATCGTCATCAACGCTTATCAAGACCTCAAATTAAGCGCTCTGGCGCCAAAAGGCACTATTACGGTGGAGGGCGGCGGTGCAACAATTGACGGCTTTTTGATCGGCCAAAGCATCACTTTAGGCAACGGCGGCAGAACCTATCAGAATTCAAACTGGGCGGGCGGCGGTGCGCCTAAAGTCCGGTTAACCGAATAA
- a CDS encoding class I SAM-dependent methyltransferase, which produces MSDKIITAYRKSKSIYDDVLTQRTWWSRLYSHLFWGGTDDRDIAARLLAYIPADFSGSLLDVPAGTAALTWEKYKALPAASITCLDYSEDMLEQAKKRLGHVANIAFLQGDVGHMPFKDEAFDTVLSMNGFHAFPDKDQAFLETYRVLKKGGSFLACCYICGQSKATDFLVTSFLAKKGWFTPPFETAESLNSRLNGLYQTVNLHLDGAMVWFTCVK; this is translated from the coding sequence ATGAGTGATAAAATTATTACAGCTTATCGAAAATCTAAAAGCATTTATGATGATGTATTAACACAGAGAACCTGGTGGAGCAGACTGTATAGCCATTTATTTTGGGGCGGAACTGATGACCGGGATATCGCAGCCCGTCTTCTTGCGTACATTCCTGCTGACTTTTCCGGCAGTTTATTGGATGTTCCGGCAGGTACGGCAGCGTTGACCTGGGAAAAATATAAAGCTTTGCCGGCTGCTTCAATCACTTGCCTGGATTACAGTGAGGATATGCTGGAACAGGCAAAAAAACGCCTCGGTCATGTTGCCAATATCGCTTTCCTGCAGGGGGATGTGGGGCATATGCCATTTAAGGATGAGGCGTTTGATACTGTGTTGAGCATGAATGGCTTCCATGCTTTTCCGGATAAAGATCAGGCTTTTTTGGAAACATATCGTGTTTTGAAAAAAGGCGGCAGTTTTTTAGCCTGTTGTTATATTTGCGGACAATCAAAAGCAACTGATTTTTTAGTTACTTCTTTTTTAGCTAAAAAAGGGTGGTTTACGCCTCCTTTTGAGACAGCGGAAAGTTTAAACAGCAGACTCAACGGATTATATCAAACAGTCAATCTTCATCTTGATGGTGCGATGGTTTGGTTTACCTGCGTTAAGTGA
- the yaaA gene encoding peroxide stress protein YaaA — translation MRIIISPAKKMNTDTDSLPYESLPRFLSEAKKLLQCLQGMDYAGLKSLWRCNAAIATHNYERLRKMDLQRSLSPAILAFEGLQYQYMAPGVFEDSQFAYSNEHLRILSGFYGLLRPFDGVMPYRLEMQAKLSADGRKNLYAFWGDKLARQLCSETGFILNLASKEYSKAVSVHLPETVRFLSCTFGEGKEGKVIEKGTLCKMARGEMVRWLAEHHITDPEDIKGFDRLGYTYCEELSNYTNFVFIKGGTKDAAIR, via the coding sequence GTGAGAATCATCATCTCCCCCGCCAAGAAAATGAATACCGACACCGACAGTCTGCCCTATGAGAGCCTGCCGCGGTTTTTGAGCGAAGCGAAAAAGCTGCTGCAGTGCTTGCAAGGCATGGACTATGCCGGGCTGAAATCGTTGTGGCGCTGCAATGCTGCCATCGCCACACACAATTACGAACGTCTGCGAAAGATGGATTTGCAGCGCAGCCTGTCCCCCGCTATTCTGGCCTTTGAGGGCCTTCAGTACCAGTACATGGCTCCCGGTGTTTTTGAGGACAGCCAGTTTGCCTACAGCAACGAGCATCTGCGTATCCTATCGGGCTTCTACGGTTTATTGCGCCCCTTTGACGGGGTAATGCCCTATCGGCTGGAAATGCAGGCAAAGCTGTCCGCGGACGGTCGGAAAAACCTCTATGCCTTCTGGGGAGATAAGCTGGCGCGGCAGCTTTGTTCGGAGACCGGCTTTATTCTGAATCTGGCTTCCAAGGAGTACAGCAAAGCCGTTTCAGTGCATTTGCCGGAAACTGTCCGCTTTCTTTCCTGTACCTTCGGAGAGGGAAAAGAAGGCAAGGTCATCGAAAAGGGCACCCTGTGCAAGATGGCCCGTGGCGAAATGGTGCGCTGGCTGGCTGAACATCATATAACGGATCCGGAGGACATTAAAGGCTTCGATCGCTTGGGCTATACATACTGTGAAGAGCTTTCCAATTATACTAATTTTGTGTTTATAAAAGGAGGAACCAAAGATGCTGCAATCCGGTAG
- a CDS encoding aminopeptidase, producing the protein MDNRVQQLAKNLITYSTNLQPGEKLLIEMFDYALPLAKVLITEAYKAKAVPFVTLKNNQLQRALVREASRQQLTLLGEFEAARMRQMDAYIGIRASENISELADVSSEQMQLYQQYWLKPVHSDIRVPKTKWCVLRYPNGAMAQLANMSTEAFEEFYFNVCNLDYAKMAKAMTPLVELMEKTDKVRIAGPATDLSFSIKSIPAVKCAGLRNIPDGEVYTAPVKDSVNGYITYNTPAVYQGITYENIRLEFSAGKIVKATANHTDKLNKVFDTDDGARFIGEFALGVNPHITTPMKDTLFDEKIQGSFHFTPGMAYDTAFNGNKSAIHWDLVAIQTPDYGGGQIWFDDRLIRQDGRFTIAELNGLNPENLR; encoded by the coding sequence TTGGATAACCGGGTCCAGCAACTGGCCAAAAATCTCATTACCTATTCAACCAATCTTCAACCTGGAGAAAAGCTGTTGATTGAAATGTTCGATTACGCCTTGCCTTTGGCCAAAGTCCTGATCACTGAAGCCTATAAGGCCAAAGCAGTTCCGTTTGTAACCTTAAAAAACAACCAGCTGCAACGGGCGCTTGTCCGCGAAGCAAGCAGACAGCAATTAACACTGCTCGGTGAATTTGAAGCCGCCAGAATGCGGCAAATGGATGCTTATATTGGCATCAGGGCCAGCGAGAATATCAGCGAGCTGGCTGACGTTTCCAGCGAGCAAATGCAGCTGTATCAGCAATACTGGCTAAAACCGGTTCATAGCGATATCCGGGTGCCGAAAACCAAATGGTGCGTTTTGCGCTATCCCAATGGCGCAATGGCTCAACTGGCAAACATGAGTACTGAAGCCTTTGAAGAGTTCTACTTTAACGTCTGCAATCTGGATTATGCCAAAATGGCGAAAGCTATGACCCCGCTGGTGGAATTAATGGAAAAAACGGATAAAGTCCGGATTGCCGGTCCGGCGACCGACCTCAGCTTCTCCATAAAATCGATCCCTGCGGTTAAATGCGCCGGCCTGCGTAATATTCCTGACGGTGAAGTCTACACCGCCCCGGTCAAGGATTCGGTTAATGGTTATATTACCTATAATACCCCGGCTGTCTATCAGGGAATCACCTATGAAAATATTCGGCTGGAGTTTTCTGCTGGTAAAATAGTCAAGGCGACCGCCAACCATACCGACAAACTCAATAAAGTATTTGATACCGACGACGGCGCCCGCTTTATTGGTGAATTTGCCCTTGGCGTTAACCCCCATATAACGACACCAATGAAAGATACCCTGTTTGATGAAAAAATTCAAGGCAGTTTCCACTTCACCCCGGGCATGGCTTACGACACAGCTTTTAATGGCAATAAATCAGCCATTCACTGGGATTTGGTAGCCATTCAAACGCCTGATTACGGCGGCGGCCAGATCTGGTTTGACGATCGTCTGATCCGGCAGGACGGCCGCTTTACCATTGCCGAATTAAACGGCCTGAATCCGGAAAATCTGAGATAA